From the genome of Burkholderia cepacia ATCC 25416:
ACCGAGGCCGACGGCGCACGCGTGCTGGATATCTGGCGCAACGCGGTCGACGCGACGCATCACTTCCTGAGCGACGACGACCGTCGCGCGATCGAATCCGAAGTGGTCGGGTTCCTGCCCGGTGCGCCGCTCGATCTCGCCGTCGACGAGGCCGACCATGCGATCGGCTTCATGCTGCTCGACGGCAGTCACATGGAAGCCTTGTTCGTCGATCCCGCGCACCATGGGGCAGGCGTCGGACGCCTGCTCGTGGAAGACGCACTCACGCGTCATCCCGACCTGTCGACCGACGTCAACGAGCAGAACGAATCGGCAGCGCGATTCTATGAGCGGCTCGGCTTCGAGCGCTGCGGGCGCTCGGCGCTCGATGGACAAGGACGGCCCTATCCGCTGATTCACCTGCGCCATCGCGCGGCACCGTCCTCGTCGCCACGGCACGCATGACCCGTCTGGCCGGCGCGGGAGATCGCGCCGCCCTCTACGTCACACGCACGGCACATGCGAACGCGGCTGCGTACTACCGAGTCCGCGCCCCGCATGCCGCGCGTGCACCGGTACGCGTGCCAGGTGACGCATCATGCGCGACGCATCGGCAGCACGCGTTCGACCATTGAAAAAGCGCGCTGCATGAAGCCGTTGAACCGGTCGGCGTCGCGCCGCAGCCCTGACTGCTGCCCACCGATCAGGCACAAGTGCACGGCCTGCCCGACGATCTCGGCCTCGCCCGGCGTGCGCACCAGCCGGCGCGACGTGTCGATCGCAAACGCGAGCCGCGCCGCGTCGACACGCTGCTGGCATTCCGCGACCAGCGGATCGTGCAATGCCCAGGCACGGATCGCAATTTCACGCCCTGGCCGTTTCTCGGCGGCAATGCGCAGGTAGCGCAACAGCGTGTCCCCGGCACCGTGGCCCTCCGCCGCATACGCCAGCATGCGCGCGGTGTAGTCGTCCTCCCACGCGGTCAGCAGGGTCCTGACGAAGTCCTCGCGATTGCGAAAGTGGTGATAGAACGATCCGCGCGTCACGTTCAGCCGACGCGCGAGGCTCTCGGCCGAAATGCCCACATACCCCTCTCCGTCGAGGGCGTCGAAGCCCGCGGCAATCCAGTCGTTTCGCGTCAGTGTGCTCATCGTCTTCGCCATACAGGCTGTGTATGGTGCGGCATGGACAGATAGGCTGCGCACTCTATCACGGCCGCCGCCGCTTCCGGCAGCGCGCCATTACGTAAGGAGTCCGCCTTGAAAGACATCGCGCTCGTCGCATTCGACCGGTTCACCGATATCGACCTGTTCCTGATGTGGGACATTCTCGGTCGCAACAGCAAGGACTGGCGCGTCCGGATCCTGGGCGCGCAGCCGGTGCTGCATTCCGCCCATGGTCTGGCGATCCCGACGCACGGCCCGCTCGCCGACGCCAATCGCGCCGACGCGGTCCTGTTTTCGAGCGGCAAGGAAGGCGTACCGGCCGCGCTCGCCGATCCCGGTTTCCTGCCGTCGTTCGATCTCGATCCCGAACGCCAGCTTGTCGGGTCGATCTGCGGCGGCGCCTTCATTCTCGAACGGCTCGGGCTGCTACCGCAGCGCCGCGCGACGACGCACCCCGAAGCGCGGCAGGGTTTGCAGGCAGTCGGGCTGCAAGTGATGGACCAGCCGCTGGTGTGTCACGGCAACGTCGCGACCGCGGGCGGATGCCTTGCGTCGCTCTACCTGACGGGATGGCTGGTCGAATCGATGTTCGATGCGGACAAGCGGCGCGAAACGCTGCTGCCCTTGCTGCCTGCCGGGCAACGGGAGATTTTCGAAGCGCTGATCGAGTTCAGTCTCGGGCAGGGTGCGGGACGCGCCACGGGCCCGATCCGGATCGTCGAAGGCGGAAACGGGATTGCGGCATGACGCGCGGGTCGATGGTCTGCCGCTAGCCGGCACCCTTCTGCATCGTCGCGCCTCATGCGTCCTGCCAGGCCAACGGCGAATCGGGACGCATTCGCGGGCGATCCCAGGCATCGATCGGATCGGCTTGCGCCGCACGGATGGTTGTTTGCCAGGCTGAACGAGTCCGTCGTGGGCCGGGAAATGCTAACCTCTCGGCCTCTCTGAACGACACCGCGTGAAGCAACAGGATTCGACCATGCAAACCGTTGCGGTACTGGACTTCGAAACAACCGGACT
Proteins encoded in this window:
- a CDS encoding DJ-1/PfpI family protein, producing MKDIALVAFDRFTDIDLFLMWDILGRNSKDWRVRILGAQPVLHSAHGLAIPTHGPLADANRADAVLFSSGKEGVPAALADPGFLPSFDLDPERQLVGSICGGAFILERLGLLPQRRATTHPEARQGLQAVGLQVMDQPLVCHGNVATAGGCLASLYLTGWLVESMFDADKRRETLLPLLPAGQREIFEALIEFSLGQGAGRATGPIRIVEGGNGIAA
- a CDS encoding TetR/AcrR family transcriptional regulator, producing the protein MSTLTRNDWIAAGFDALDGEGYVGISAESLARRLNVTRGSFYHHFRNREDFVRTLLTAWEDDYTARMLAYAAEGHGAGDTLLRYLRIAAEKRPGREIAIRAWALHDPLVAECQQRVDAARLAFAIDTSRRLVRTPGEAEIVGQAVHLCLIGGQQSGLRRDADRFNGFMQRAFSMVERVLPMRRA
- a CDS encoding acetyltransferase; the protein is MIRIRKSTEADGARVLDIWRNAVDATHHFLSDDDRRAIESEVVGFLPGAPLDLAVDEADHAIGFMLLDGSHMEALFVDPAHHGAGVGRLLVEDALTRHPDLSTDVNEQNESAARFYERLGFERCGRSALDGQGRPYPLIHLRHRAAPSSSPRHA